In Xiphophorus couchianus chromosome 24, X_couchianus-1.0, whole genome shotgun sequence, a single genomic region encodes these proteins:
- the LOC114140518 gene encoding NLR family CARD domain-containing protein 3-like produces MSPPGLFRTRLSLKNKTGLWEPEPDSAPDSVLQPQPSCLSFRSNQSKSEPLQFKGRFCTSELDQCQFFLPRPSSDPEPEPSCLSLRSSQAAGWKSHPDLRVDQQSSAVPSGPSGQQLQTQLDSIFTELERNMIRFIKNELKKIQKVLNPCYPECLESRKEDEEMVEGDDDEQRKRSSSEALLKIIVLFLKKMNQEELAEHLQSKTPSMCQHNLKSSLKTKFQCVFEGIAKAGSPTLLNQIYTELYITEGGTGEVNQEHEVRQIETASRKQHRPETTIRQEDIFKVQPGRDQPIRTMMTKGAAGIGKTVLTQKFTLDWAEDKTNQNIQFIFPFTFRELNVLREKKFSLVELIHHFFPETKGIFSFEQFQVLFIFDGLDESRLGLDFNNNPILTDVTESSSVDVLLTNLIRGKLLPSALLWITTRPAAANQIPAQCVGMVTEVRGFTDPQKEEYFRKRFRDKTQTKKIISHIKTSRSLHIMCHIPVFCWITATVLEDVMETREGGELPKTLTEMYIHFLVVQTKVMKVKYDGGSETDPHWSPESRKMIESLGKLSFDQLQKGNLIFYESDLTECGIDIRAASVYSGVFTQIFREERGLYQDKVFCFVHLSVQEFLAALHVHLTFINSGVNLLEECETEDKEPALANLHQNAVDKALQSPNGHLDLFLRFLVGLSLQTNQRLLHGLQTQKERSLQKNQETIQYIKQKISDSQSVEKSINLFYCLNELNDRSLVEEIQRSLSSGRLSTDKLSPAQWSALVFILLSSEKDLDEFDLKKYSASEEALLRLLPVVKAAKKAVLSGCNLSARSCEALSSVLGSQSSSLRDLDLSNNDLEDSGIKHLCHGLESPCCKLETLSLSGCLISEKGCSSLALALTSNPSHLRELDLSYNHPGEAGLELLSVSLKMPDCRLDAIRTEPGSVQWLKPNFTKYFCQLTLDPNTAHKFLRLSENNRKVTDLRKEHPYPDHQERFDYWPQVLCETGLSGRCYWEVEWVGKVYVAVSYRGIGRNGDSDGSKFGGNDQSWCLACTDGGYSAWHNNSGSPIPLPPSPTASHRVGVYVDGPAGILSFYRVSGDVVTHLHTFSTTFTEPLYAGFGYGVKFNSSALLCQL; encoded by the exons ATGAGTCCACCCGGCTTGTTCAGAACCAGACTTTCTCTGAAGAACAA AACCGGTCTCTGGGAACCAGAACCGGATTCTGCTCCGGATTCGGTCCTTCAACCTCAACCCAGCTGTTTGTCATTTCGGAGCAACCAATCAAAATCAGAACCTCTTCAGTTTAAAGGAAGGTTCTGCACATCTGAACTGGATCAGTGCCAGTTTTTTCTCCCCAG ACCaagttctgatccagaacccGAACCCAGTTGTTTGTCCCTGAGGAGCAGCCAGGCAGCAGGATGGAAATCCCACCCAGACCTGAG AGTGGACCAGCAGAGCTCAGCGGTTCCCAGCGGTCCGTCTGGGCAGCAGCTTcaaacacagctggactccATATTTACG GAACTGGAGCGAAACATGATCCGTTTTATAAAGAACGAACTGAAGAAGATCCAGAAGGTTTTGAATCCATgttacccagaatgcttagAGAGTCGGAAGGAGGATGAGGAGATGGTGGAGGGTGATGATGAcgagcagaggaagaggagcagcagtgaAGCTTTGCTGAAGATCATAGTTTTGTTCTTGAAGAAGATGAATCAGGAGGAACTGGCCGAGCATCTGCAGAGCA AAACTCCTTCCATGTGTCAACATAACCTTAAATCCTCCCTGAAGACGAAGTTCCAGTGTGTGTTTGAGGGAATCGCTAAAGCAGGAAGTCCAACCCTGCTGAACCAGATCTACACTGAGCTCTACATCACagagggaggaactggagaggtcAACCAGGAACATGAGGTCAGACAGATTGAAACAGCATCCAGGAAACAACACAGACCAGAAACAACAATCAGACAAGAAGACATCTTTAAAGTCCAACCTGGAAgagatcaaccaatcagaacaatGATGACAAAGGGAGCAGCTGGCATTGGGAAAACAGTCTTAACACAGAAGTTCACTCTGGACTGGGCTGAAGACAAAACCAACCAGAACATCCAGTTCATATTTCCATTCACCTTCAGAGAACTGAATGTgctgagagagaaaaagttcagcttGGTGGAACTGATTCATCACTTCTTTCCTGAAACCAAAGGAATCTTTAGCTTTGAACAgttccaggttctgttcatctttgatggTCTGGATGAGAGTCGACTTGGTCTGGACTTCAACAACAATCCGATCCTGACTGATGTTACAGAGTCCAGCTCAGTGGATGTTCTGCTGACAAACCTCATCAGGGGGaaactgcttccctctgctctcctctggataaccacacgacctgcagcagccaatcagatccctGCTCAGTGTGTTGGCATGGTAACAGAGGTCAGAGGGTTCACTGACCCCCAGAAGGAGGAGTACTTCAGGAAGAGATTCAGGGATAAGACTCAAACCAAGAAGATCATCTCCCACATCAAGACATCACGAAGTCTCCACATCATGTGTCACATCCCAGTtttctgctggatcactgctacAGTTCTGGAGGATGTGATGGAGaccagagagggaggagagctgCCCAAGACCCTGACTGAGATGTATATCCACTTCCTGGTGGTTCAGACCAAAGTGATGAAGGTCAAGTATGATGGAGGATCAGAAACAGATCCACACTGGAGTCcagagagcaggaagatgatAGAGTCTCTGGGAAAACTGTcttttgatcagctgcagaaaggaaacctgATCTTCTATGAATCAGACCTGACAGAGTGTGGCATCGATATCAGAGCAGCCTCAGTGTACTCAGGAGTGTTCACACAGATCTTTAGGGAGGAGAGAGGGCTGTACCAGGACAAGGTGTTCTGCTTCGTCCATCTGAGTgttcaggagtttctggctgctcttCATGTTCATCTGACCTTCATCAACTCTGGAGTCAATCTGCTTGAAGAATGTGAGACAGAAGATAAGGAACCTGCACTGGCTAATTTACATCAGAATGCTGTGGACAAGGCATTACAGAGTCCAAATGGACACCTGGACTTGTTCCTTCGCTTCCTTGTGGGTCTTTCACTGCAGACCAATCAGAGACTCCTACATGGTCTCCAGACACAGAAGGAAAGAAGTTTACAGAAAAACCAGGAAACAATTCAGTACATAAAGCAGAAAATCAGTGACAGTCAGTCTGTAGAGAAGAGTATCAACCTGTTCTACTGTCTGAATGAGCTGAACGATCGTTCTCTAGTGGAGGAGATTCAACGGTCTCTGAGTTCAGGACGTCTCTCCACAGATAAACTGTCTCCTGCTCAGTGGTCAGCTCTGGTCTTCATCTTACTGTCATCAGAAAAAGATCTGGATGAGTTTGACCTGAAGAAATACTCGGCTTCAGAAGAGGCTCTTCTCAGGCTGCTGCCTGTGGTCAAAGCTGCTAAGAAAGCTGT GTTGAGTGGCTGTAACCTGTCAGCAAGAAGCTGTGAAGCTCTTTCCTCAGTTCTCGGTTCCCAGTCATCTAGTTTGAGAGACctggacctgagtaacaacGACTTGGAGGACTCTGGGATAAAGCACCTGTGCCATGGACTGGAGAGTCCATGCTGCAAACTTGAAACTCTCAG TCTTTCAGGCTGTCTGATCTCAGAAAAAGGTTGTTCCTCTCTGGCTTTGGCTCTGACCTCCAACCCCTCCCACCTGAGAGAGCTGGACCTGAGCTACAACCATCCAGGAGAGGCAGGACTGGAGCTGCTGTCAGTCAGTCTAAAGATGCCTGACTGCAGGCTGGACGCCATCAG AACTGAACCCGGTTCTGTCCAGTGGTTGAAGCcaaacttcacaaaat ACTTCTGCCAGCTCACACTGGACCCAAACACAGCGCACAAGTTCCTCAGACTGTCTGAGAACAACAGGAAGGTGACCGACCTACGGAAGGAACACCCATACCCCGATCACCAGGAAAGATTTGACTACTGGCCCCAGGTGCTGTGTGAAACTGGTTTGTCTGGtcgctgttactgggaggtTGAATGGGTTGGAAAGGTTTATGTTGCAGTGAGCTACAGAGGGATTGGGAGAAATGGTGACAGCGATGGCTCCAAGTTTGGAGGGAATGATCAGTCTTGGTGTCTCGCCTGCACTGATGGAGGATACAGTGCTTGGCACAACAACAGCGGGTCGCCcattcctcttcctccctctcctacCGCCTCTCACCGTGTGGGCGTCTATGTGGACGGTCCTGCTGGCATCCTGTCCTTCTACAGAGTCTCCGGTGATGTAGTGACCCACCTCCACACCTTCAGCACCACATTCACTGAACCGCTCTATGCTGGCTTTGGTTATGGGGTCAAATTTAATTCCTCTGCTCTTTTGTGTCAGCTGTAA